A portion of the Blautia hansenii DSM 20583 genome contains these proteins:
- a CDS encoding penicillin-binding transpeptidase domain-containing protein, whose amino-acid sequence MKKKKRRQKKLKYAAISLSILVIFAVVGIFAFRVMIKEKPEDLLKEYMAHIEKKEYEEMYSMIDTKSVKEEKFLERNSKIYEGMEVENLKITEIQVGKKEGKEVPVSYHTAFDTLAGVVEFDNKAVFVDTKEGYKLRWKDSLIIPNLTRTDKIQVETIPAQRGQILDRNGRMLAGKGLATSVGIVPGKLENKEEAFQKLGEILQIQPEGIQSKLEAEWVKEDSFVPVATISGEQETEDKLLEISGVMLSDVEVRSYPLKEAASHLIGYVQAVTAEDLEAHKGEGYHANSVIGRSGMEGLFEKRLKGQDGCKISIFSEDGTEKEVVASKIKEDGENILLTIDAELQKSLYEQFREDRGCSVAIHPYTGEVLALVSTPSFDNNEFITGMSSERWTSLNEDANLPLYNRFRQIWCPGSSLKPIVAGIGLKTGAFTPEEDFGNEGLSWQQSSSWGDYKVTTLHVYEPVILKNALICSDNIYFAKAALKIGQENFMKGLEGLGFKQELPFEIQMSPSQYANNGQIETEIQLADSGYGQGQILVNPLHLASMYTAFLNDGNMLKPSLEYQEEKQGEAWLEGVFSPEHVKAIMEGLIGVVNDPNGTGYALRRDDILLAGKTGTAEIKDSQEDTEGTEIGWFCSFTAEKEAEKPIMLISMVENVKDLGGSGYVVGKDKAVLEQYFEREE is encoded by the coding sequence ATGAAGAAGAAAAAAAGAAGGCAAAAAAAGTTAAAATATGCGGCAATTAGTTTAAGCATACTGGTAATTTTTGCTGTTGTAGGAATTTTTGCTTTTCGGGTAATGATAAAAGAAAAACCGGAAGATTTACTGAAGGAATATATGGCGCATATTGAAAAGAAAGAATATGAAGAAATGTATTCCATGATTGACACAAAATCTGTAAAAGAAGAAAAATTTCTGGAGAGAAATTCGAAAATTTATGAGGGAATGGAAGTTGAAAATTTAAAAATTACAGAAATTCAGGTGGGGAAAAAGGAAGGAAAAGAAGTTCCTGTTTCTTATCATACAGCCTTTGATACATTGGCAGGCGTTGTGGAATTTGATAATAAAGCTGTTTTTGTTGACACAAAGGAAGGTTATAAATTACGCTGGAAGGACAGTTTAATCATACCAAATCTCACAAGAACAGATAAAATACAGGTGGAGACCATACCGGCACAGAGAGGTCAGATATTAGACAGAAACGGAAGGATGCTTGCAGGAAAAGGACTTGCAACCTCTGTGGGAATTGTGCCGGGCAAATTAGAAAATAAAGAAGAAGCATTTCAGAAATTAGGGGAAATCCTGCAAATTCAACCGGAGGGAATACAGAGTAAATTAGAAGCAGAATGGGTAAAAGAGGACTCTTTTGTACCTGTTGCAACTATTTCGGGAGAACAGGAAACAGAAGACAAGCTGTTGGAAATTTCCGGAGTTATGCTTTCCGATGTGGAGGTGCGCAGCTATCCCTTGAAGGAGGCAGCGTCTCATTTAATCGGCTATGTGCAGGCAGTGACGGCAGAGGATTTGGAAGCCCATAAAGGAGAAGGATATCATGCTAACAGCGTAATCGGAAGAAGCGGTATGGAAGGTCTTTTTGAGAAACGTTTAAAGGGGCAGGACGGATGCAAAATCTCTATTTTTTCCGAAGATGGAACAGAAAAGGAAGTTGTGGCAAGCAAGATAAAAGAAGACGGAGAGAACATTCTATTAACCATTGATGCAGAGCTTCAAAAAAGCTTATACGAACAGTTTCGGGAGGATAGAGGATGCTCTGTGGCAATTCATCCGTACACAGGGGAAGTATTGGCTTTGGTGAGCACACCGTCCTTTGATAACAATGAATTTATTACGGGAATGTCTTCGGAAAGATGGACAAGCTTAAATGAAGATGCAAATTTGCCTTTATATAATCGCTTTCGGCAGATTTGGTGTCCGGGTTCTTCTTTGAAACCCATCGTGGCCGGAATAGGACTGAAAACAGGTGCTTTTACACCGGAGGAAGACTTTGGAAACGAGGGACTTTCTTGGCAGCAAAGCTCCTCATGGGGAGATTATAAAGTGACGACCTTGCATGTTTACGAACCGGTTATTTTGAAAAATGCGTTGATATGTTCAGACAATATTTACTTTGCAAAGGCAGCCTTAAAAATCGGTCAGGAGAACTTTATGAAGGGCTTGGAAGGGCTTGGATTTAAACAGGAATTGCCTTTTGAAATTCAAATGTCACCGTCTCAGTATGCCAATAACGGGCAGATTGAAACAGAAATTCAACTGGCGGACAGCGGTTACGGACAGGGACAGATTTTAGTCAATCCGCTGCATCTGGCAAGTATGTATACTGCCTTTTTAAATGACGGAAATATGCTCAAGCCTTCTCTGGAATATCAGGAGGAAAAGCAGGGAGAAGCATGGCTGGAGGGCGTATTTTCACCGGAACATGTAAAGGCAATTATGGAAGGGCTGATTGGGGTGGTAAATGATCCAAACGGCACAGGCTATGCTCTGCGCAGAGATGATATTTTACTGGCAGGAAAGACAGGAACTGCAGAAATCAAGGACTCTCAGGAAGACACAGAGGGAACGGAAATCGGCTGGTTTTGCAGCTTTACCGCAGAAAAAGAGGCAGAAAAACCTATTATGCTTATCAGTATGGTAGAGAATGTAAAGGATTTAGGAGGAAGCGGCTATGTAGTGGGCAAGGATAAGGCGGTTCTTGAGCAGTATTTTGAGCGTGAGGAATAA
- a CDS encoding glucose-6-phosphate isomerase, with product MSRQIEFEHLNLSKWIPDEELKNFKSTVEHARNTLVKRDGAGNDFTGWLNHPVAYDKEEFERILQAAEEIRQNSDVLLVVGIGGSYLGARAAIEFLHHSFFNSLPDEKRKAPRIYFCGNSNSSKYLADLEDMLEGCDFSVNVISKSGTTTESAVAFRIIKQKLEEKYGKKEAAKRVYATTDKANGALKKMADKEGYTCFVIPDDIGGRYSVLTAVGLLPIAVSGADIKALMQGAADMRQRVLEAPYEENPSLQYAACRNLLLRKGKEIELLANYEPSLHYFSEWWKQLYGESEGKNQRGLFPASVDLTTDLHSMGQYIQDGARILFETVLYVEETERNVFIPEAAEDLDGLNYLAGKSMEFVNHAAMEGTILAHETGNVPVMRIKLPKQDEYTLGQMFCFFWFACGVSGYIGGINPFDQPGVESYKSNMFALLGKPGF from the coding sequence ATGAGCAGACAAATTGAATTTGAACACTTAAATCTTTCTAAATGGATACCTGACGAGGAGTTGAAAAACTTCAAATCTACGGTGGAGCATGCAAGAAATACTCTTGTAAAAAGAGATGGAGCAGGAAATGATTTCACAGGCTGGTTAAATCACCCTGTTGCGTATGACAAAGAAGAATTTGAAAGAATTTTACAGGCAGCAGAAGAAATTAGGCAGAATTCCGATGTACTTTTAGTAGTGGGAATTGGCGGTTCTTATTTAGGCGCAAGAGCTGCAATAGAATTTTTGCACCACAGCTTTTTTAACAGTTTGCCGGATGAAAAACGAAAAGCACCCCGCATTTATTTTTGCGGAAACTCGAATTCCTCAAAATATCTGGCAGACTTGGAGGATATGCTGGAAGGATGCGACTTCTCTGTCAATGTGATTTCCAAATCAGGAACGACCACAGAGTCGGCAGTGGCTTTTCGTATTATTAAGCAGAAATTAGAAGAAAAATACGGAAAAAAAGAAGCTGCAAAACGTGTTTACGCCACCACAGATAAGGCAAACGGAGCATTGAAGAAAATGGCAGACAAAGAAGGCTATACCTGCTTTGTGATACCGGACGACATAGGAGGGCGATATTCCGTTCTTACAGCAGTCGGTCTTTTGCCGATTGCCGTAAGCGGAGCAGATATAAAAGCTTTGATGCAGGGCGCAGCAGATATGCGTCAGAGAGTGTTGGAAGCACCTTACGAAGAAAATCCCTCTTTACAATATGCGGCATGTCGCAACCTTCTTTTGAGAAAAGGAAAAGAAATTGAGCTTCTGGCAAATTATGAACCAAGCCTTCATTATTTTTCAGAGTGGTGGAAACAGCTTTATGGAGAGAGTGAAGGAAAAAATCAAAGAGGTCTGTTCCCTGCATCCGTAGATTTAACCACAGATTTACATTCTATGGGACAATATATACAGGACGGAGCCAGAATTTTATTTGAAACCGTACTCTATGTGGAAGAAACAGAAAGAAATGTTTTTATTCCTGAGGCGGCAGAGGATTTAGACGGATTGAATTATCTGGCAGGAAAGAGCATGGAATTTGTCAATCATGCGGCAATGGAAGGCACAATTTTAGCACACGAAACAGGAAACGTACCTGTCATGCGGATAAAACTTCCAAAACAGGATGAATACACCTTAGGACAGATGTTCTGTTTTTTCTGGTTTGCCTGCGGAGTGAGCGGCTATATCGGAGGAATAAATCCTTTTGACCAACCGGGTGTAGAGAGTTATAAAAGCAATATGTTTGCCCTTTTAGGAAAACCGGGATTTTAA
- a CDS encoding D-2-hydroxyacid dehydrogenase codes for MKIVVLDGYTENPGDLSWDALKEFGELVVYDRTPVDNDEEIISRIGDAEVVYTNKTPINKHVIDTCKNMKMISLLATGYNVVDYQYAKEKGIPVTNVPTYGTASVGQFAMALLLEICHHIGHHNETVHEGKWQNHEDWCYWDYPLIELDNKTMGIIGFGKIGQTTGKLAKAMGMHVLAYDSYPNETGKAIAEYVSLDELLEKSDVIALHCPLFPETEGIINKENIAKMKDGVIILNNARGPLVVEQDLADALNSGKVYAAGLDVVSTEPIKGDNPLLKAKNCIITPHISWAPKESRQRIMDCAYENLKAYVEGTPQNVVNK; via the coding sequence ATGAAAATTGTTGTATTAGACGGTTACACAGAAAATCCCGGCGATTTAAGCTGGGATGCTCTGAAAGAATTTGGAGAGCTTGTTGTATATGACAGAACACCCGTAGATAATGACGAGGAAATTATTTCCCGCATTGGAGACGCCGAGGTAGTCTATACCAATAAAACACCGATTAACAAGCATGTAATTGACACCTGTAAAAACATGAAGATGATTAGTCTGCTGGCAACCGGTTACAATGTAGTGGATTACCAGTACGCAAAGGAAAAAGGAATACCGGTCACCAATGTGCCGACTTACGGAACAGCATCCGTAGGACAGTTTGCAATGGCGCTTCTTCTGGAAATCTGTCACCATATCGGACATCATAATGAAACGGTACACGAAGGCAAATGGCAGAACCATGAAGACTGGTGCTACTGGGATTACCCTTTAATTGAGCTGGATAACAAAACCATGGGTATCATCGGATTTGGAAAAATCGGACAGACCACAGGCAAACTGGCAAAGGCTATGGGAATGCACGTTCTTGCCTATGACTCTTATCCGAATGAAACAGGAAAAGCCATTGCAGAATATGTGTCCTTAGACGAACTGCTGGAAAAATCAGATGTGATTGCTCTGCACTGTCCGCTGTTTCCTGAGACAGAGGGAATTATCAACAAAGAAAATATTGCCAAGATGAAGGACGGCGTTATTATTTTGAATAATGCAAGAGGACCTCTTGTAGTAGAGCAGGATTTGGCAGATGCCTTAAATTCAGGTAAAGTTTATGCAGCAGGACTGGATGTGGTATCCACAGAACCGATTAAGGGAGATAATCCTTTATTAAAGGCAAAAAACTGCATTATTACGCCGCATATTTCATGGGCGCCGAAGGAAAGCAGACAGAGAATTATGGATTGTGCCTATGAAAATCTGAAAGCTTATGTGGAAGGAACTCCACAGAATGTTGTAAATAAATAG
- a CDS encoding TRAP transporter large permease: MSWALIIIFIVLMFLGVPIAVSLGASAVICIVTMSDIPLSLAAQSMFTSMNSFIMVAVPLFILCGSLMDEGGVADKIYGLAEALVGWIYGGLGHVSVVVNMIFAGMSGSSVAAIASIGKMSINALSKKGYPKDYATAINLSGSMLASVIPPSILMINAAATANVSIGKALLAGLIPGIIIGLIFMVYNYLYCKKHGIGDRTSFEAKKLGKAFINAIPALLTPVILLGGVYTGFYTPTEGAAIAVVYTILVSIYVYKNLTWKDIPRIICKNARSTGTILFVAIAAKPASLLFELDGLPSKVANMITGISDNRIIIMFVLYAFLIVVGMFMDATAAIFILVPILLPAVQAVGVSPLFFVVFLVITLSFGLITPPVGVCLYAAENVTGIPLERIIKASVPWILLIAISLCIFIIFPQIITAPVELIFGA, from the coding sequence ATGAGTTGGGCATTGATTATTATTTTCATTGTATTGATGTTTCTGGGAGTACCCATTGCAGTATCTTTGGGAGCATCAGCAGTTATCTGCATTGTAACCATGTCTGATATACCGCTTTCCTTAGCTGCACAGTCTATGTTTACATCTATGAACAGCTTTATTATGGTTGCTGTTCCTCTGTTTATTCTGTGCGGTTCATTGATGGACGAGGGCGGTGTGGCAGATAAGATTTACGGACTTGCAGAAGCTCTGGTTGGCTGGATTTACGGCGGATTAGGTCATGTATCGGTTGTGGTAAATATGATTTTTGCGGGGATGTCCGGTTCTTCTGTGGCAGCGATTGCATCTATCGGTAAGATGAGTATTAACGCCTTGAGCAAAAAAGGATATCCAAAGGATTATGCAACGGCAATCAACTTGTCCGGTTCTATGTTGGCTTCCGTTATTCCGCCCAGTATTTTGATGATTAACGCAGCGGCAACGGCAAATGTTTCCATCGGAAAAGCTCTTTTGGCAGGTTTAATTCCGGGAATTATTATCGGATTGATTTTTATGGTGTATAATTACTTATACTGCAAGAAGCATGGAATTGGAGACCGTACTTCTTTTGAAGCCAAAAAGCTGGGAAAAGCGTTTATAAATGCAATTCCTGCACTTTTGACACCGGTTATTTTATTAGGCGGCGTATATACAGGCTTTTACACACCCACAGAAGGTGCGGCTATTGCCGTTGTTTACACGATTTTAGTATCCATTTACGTATACAAAAATTTGACATGGAAAGATATTCCGAGAATTATCTGTAAAAACGCAAGATCCACAGGAACAATCTTATTCGTGGCAATCGCAGCAAAACCGGCATCTTTACTCTTTGAGTTAGATGGACTTCCGTCAAAGGTAGCTAATATGATTACAGGAATATCAGATAATCGTATTATCATTATGTTTGTGTTATACGCATTCTTAATTGTTGTAGGTATGTTTATGGATGCAACGGCAGCTATCTTCATTTTAGTACCGATTTTATTGCCGGCAGTACAGGCAGTAGGCGTATCACCGTTATTCTTTGTAGTATTTTTAGTTATTACATTATCCTTTGGTTTGATTACACCACCTGTCGGAGTATGCTTGTATGCAGCGGAAAATGTTACGGGAATACCTCTTGAGAGGATTATAAAGGCATCTGTACCGTGGATTTTGCTGATTGCAATTTCTCTTTGCATCTTTATTATATTCCCGCAGATTATCACGGCTCCGGTAGAATTGATTTTCGGAGCATAG
- a CDS encoding TRAP transporter small permease → MEKKKSVISKVFGCVNKVENVILAIMVVGMLVTILLQIIGRVIGHPFPWTEETSRYLFLWMMFVALASGFNQAESSRVTLLLQVGPKWLKKFSEILYAVIVVAFFGFMIIWGIEVVRQQIMMKEMGTALAIPMWVIGICQPIAGVLGIIGVAESFLEHHEKVAIGDKETEKQKALEQG, encoded by the coding sequence ATGGAGAAAAAGAAAAGTGTCATTTCAAAGGTATTTGGATGTGTAAATAAAGTAGAAAATGTAATTTTGGCAATTATGGTTGTGGGAATGCTGGTGACTATTCTTTTGCAGATTATCGGACGTGTAATCGGACATCCCTTCCCATGGACAGAAGAAACCAGCCGTTACCTGTTTTTATGGATGATGTTTGTGGCTTTGGCATCAGGATTTAATCAGGCAGAGTCATCTCGTGTTACCTTGCTTTTACAGGTAGGACCTAAGTGGCTGAAAAAATTCAGTGAAATTTTATATGCGGTAATTGTTGTTGCATTTTTCGGATTTATGATTATATGGGGTATTGAAGTTGTACGCCAGCAGATTATGATGAAGGAAATGGGAACAGCATTGGCAATTCCTATGTGGGTAATCGGTATTTGCCAGCCCATAGCAGGTGTGCTTGGAATTATCGGTGTGGCAGAAAGTTTCCTTGAACACCACGAAAAGGTGGCAATCGGAGACAAAGAAACAGAAAAACAAAAGGCATTGGAACAGGGGTGA
- a CDS encoding DctP family TRAP transporter solute-binding subunit, with translation MKKKILAGILTMAMLCTGLVGCGSKNETVDGDSKEKKVSITISVPDPDVSYIYQAAEEFAKRANEYSDGSLEFKVSGNGSLYGGDTAAGIKQLSAGSLQMLILASSVYASFEPGYNVISVPYMFDDQQQFLDYLNSDVGTELMNRVSDMGITTVGKWTRSMRKVTNSVRPVNAPEDLDGMVLRVPNNSLYVEFFGACGAVTTPMNFSEVYNALQLNTLDGQENPIDVPYSNKFYEVQKYISGTDHMADTWLVGINSKLYDSLSDKQQEAITKAGEEVQQWNVEFMEKEDQKALDTLKENGMEYNDISEEDREKFVEVSKSCYDKFKELIKDDELFDATAEFCGKAE, from the coding sequence ATGAAGAAAAAAATTTTAGCGGGAATACTTACTATGGCAATGCTGTGCACAGGATTAGTAGGATGTGGAAGTAAAAATGAAACAGTGGATGGAGACTCTAAAGAGAAAAAAGTTAGTATTACTATTTCTGTTCCAGACCCTGATGTATCCTATATTTATCAGGCAGCAGAGGAATTTGCAAAGCGTGCCAACGAGTATTCAGATGGAAGCCTTGAATTTAAAGTGTCTGGAAATGGCTCTTTGTACGGTGGTGATACAGCAGCAGGTATTAAACAGCTTTCAGCAGGATCTTTACAGATGTTGATATTGGCAAGTTCTGTTTATGCAAGTTTTGAACCTGGATATAATGTGATTTCTGTTCCGTATATGTTTGATGATCAGCAGCAGTTTTTGGATTACTTAAACAGTGATGTGGGAACAGAATTAATGAACAGAGTATCAGATATGGGTATTACAACAGTTGGTAAATGGACAAGATCTATGCGTAAAGTAACCAATTCTGTTCGCCCTGTAAATGCACCGGAAGATTTAGATGGTATGGTATTACGAGTTCCAAATAACTCCTTGTATGTAGAATTCTTCGGAGCATGTGGTGCAGTTACAACACCAATGAATTTCTCAGAGGTTTACAATGCGTTACAGCTAAATACTTTGGATGGACAGGAAAACCCAATTGACGTACCATATTCTAATAAATTTTATGAGGTACAGAAATACATATCAGGAACAGATCACATGGCTGATACATGGCTTGTGGGAATTAACAGTAAATTGTATGACAGTTTAAGTGACAAGCAGCAGGAGGCAATTACAAAAGCAGGTGAAGAAGTACAGCAGTGGAATGTGGAATTTATGGAAAAAGAAGACCAGAAAGCACTGGATACTTTAAAAGAAAACGGTATGGAATACAATGACATTTCAGAGGAAGACCGTGAAAAATTTGTTGAAGTTTCTAAATCTTGCTATGACAAATTTAAAGAGCTGATTAAAGATGATGAGCTGTTTGACGCTACTGCTGAATTTTGTGGTAAAGCAGAATAG
- a CDS encoding xylulokinase: protein MEKEYLLGVDVGTTSIKVAIIDKNAKLLGISSSSYPLITPNQDYVHIDTEGMWQAYLKCIRLLLQGKGISPEKIAGIGISSLCPGLAAMDEKGNILVEPIIYSDRRSTEEAEIIKAAVGGEKLFDITANNCMAGAHSGTSMLWIKRNLPEIYEKTKYFGHINTVLAQKMTGNFAIDYSNASYTNLFETQKGHKGQWSDYLCETIGIAKEKLPPLMNSSEVVGGLINEDIISLGISKGTPVVIGGADTPCATLAAGVKANGDACESVGTTNVLTICVDKPKFDKSFINRCHVVEGTWIYQGAMSYTGAAYQWFRDKFCQDLMEEAAGSKKNSFTLMNEEAEKAAPGCGGVVFLPYMQGERSPVWDPYARGVFFGVSLKSERKEFNRAVMEGCDYGLRQLCEIAEKVTGEKLEKFASIGGGAKSDLWAQMKADITGKTIEILDMNDMAPVGAALLAGVGAGIFKDPVEASEKVEKKLYKKVTSSDKYQDVYEKNYQIYIRLYQQVKELYKINTNLK, encoded by the coding sequence ATGGAAAAGGAATACTTACTGGGAGTAGATGTAGGAACTACAAGTATAAAAGTAGCAATTATTGATAAAAATGCAAAGCTTCTGGGAATTAGCAGCAGCTCTTATCCTCTTATTACACCGAATCAGGATTATGTTCATATTGATACTGAGGGCATGTGGCAGGCGTACTTAAAGTGTATAAGACTGTTGCTTCAGGGGAAGGGGATTTCTCCTGAAAAAATAGCAGGTATTGGAATTTCCAGCTTATGCCCCGGTCTTGCTGCTATGGATGAAAAAGGAAATATTTTAGTAGAGCCTATTATTTATTCCGACAGACGAAGCACAGAAGAAGCAGAAATAATAAAAGCAGCAGTGGGGGGTGAAAAGCTCTTTGATATTACAGCAAACAACTGTATGGCAGGAGCACATTCCGGTACTTCCATGCTGTGGATTAAGAGAAATTTACCGGAAATTTATGAGAAAACAAAATATTTTGGTCATATTAATACTGTTTTGGCACAGAAAATGACTGGGAATTTTGCAATAGATTATTCCAATGCTTCTTATACAAATTTATTTGAAACACAGAAAGGTCATAAAGGACAGTGGTCTGATTACCTTTGTGAAACTATCGGAATTGCAAAAGAAAAATTACCGCCATTGATGAATTCTTCTGAAGTAGTAGGCGGTCTTATAAATGAAGATATTATTTCACTGGGAATTTCCAAAGGAACTCCGGTGGTAATCGGAGGAGCAGATACACCTTGTGCTACTTTGGCAGCAGGTGTAAAAGCCAATGGAGATGCTTGTGAGTCAGTAGGAACAACAAATGTTTTGACTATTTGTGTAGATAAGCCAAAGTTTGATAAAAGTTTTATCAATCGTTGCCATGTGGTAGAAGGAACCTGGATTTACCAGGGGGCTATGTCTTATACAGGAGCAGCCTATCAGTGGTTTCGTGATAAATTTTGTCAGGATTTAATGGAAGAAGCAGCAGGAAGCAAGAAAAATTCTTTTACACTTATGAATGAAGAAGCAGAGAAAGCAGCCCCCGGATGTGGCGGAGTTGTTTTTCTTCCCTATATGCAGGGAGAAAGAAGCCCTGTATGGGACCCCTATGCAAGAGGTGTATTTTTCGGAGTATCTTTAAAAAGTGAAAGAAAAGAATTTAATCGTGCAGTTATGGAAGGCTGTGATTATGGCCTTCGCCAATTATGTGAAATCGCAGAGAAAGTAACAGGGGAAAAATTAGAGAAATTTGCATCTATCGGAGGAGGAGCAAAAAGCGACCTCTGGGCACAGATGAAAGCAGATATTACAGGAAAAACCATAGAAATTTTGGACATGAACGATATGGCACCTGTGGGAGCTGCATTGCTGGCTGGAGTGGGAGCAGGAATTTTTAAAGATCCGGTAGAAGCTTCTGAAAAGGTAGAGAAAAAACTATATAAGAAAGTTACCAGCAGTGATAAGTATCAGGATGTTTATGAAAAGAATTATCAAATTTACATTCGATTATATCAGCAGGTGAAGGAGCTTTACAAAATTAATACAAATTTGAAATAG
- a CDS encoding class I fructose-bisphosphate aldolase has product MAMMGKDVRLARLVNPKSNKMMAITVDHAISRGIAPMTGLHDIQGAIDKIVAGKPDAMTMTKGIQERCWGPYVGSGISVLQKISNYSPTAPTNDIVFGCVDAAIRMGADAVSMGAMTLGDFQNEQFERIGEVSDYCDRMGMPLIGHIYPKGESVPTDERTSWENIAYCVRSACELGMDVVKTTYTGDPESMAKVVACVPSSFRIVIQGGDSCKTLDDYLQMTRDAMDCGVGGVTMGRFVWDYKDVTALVIALRYIIHEGYSVKEAKELLAQLENDKNYEQF; this is encoded by the coding sequence ATGGCAATGATGGGAAAAGATGTAAGATTAGCAAGATTAGTAAATCCAAAGAGCAACAAAATGATGGCAATTACCGTAGACCATGCAATTTCCAGAGGAATTGCACCTATGACAGGTCTTCATGATATTCAGGGAGCGATTGATAAAATTGTTGCAGGAAAACCGGATGCGATGACTATGACAAAGGGTATTCAGGAAAGATGCTGGGGCCCATATGTTGGTTCAGGTATTTCTGTATTACAGAAAATTTCCAATTATTCTCCTACTGCACCTACCAATGATATTGTATTCGGATGTGTAGACGCAGCTATCCGCATGGGAGCAGATGCAGTATCTATGGGAGCTATGACCTTAGGAGATTTCCAGAATGAACAGTTTGAAAGAATTGGAGAAGTATCTGACTACTGTGACCGTATGGGAATGCCTTTAATCGGACATATTTATCCAAAGGGAGAAAGCGTACCAACAGATGAAAGAACCTCATGGGAAAATATTGCATACTGTGTACGAAGCGCTTGCGAATTAGGTATGGATGTTGTAAAAACAACATATACAGGAGATCCAGAAAGCATGGCAAAAGTTGTAGCATGTGTACCATCTTCTTTCAGAATTGTAATTCAGGGTGGCGATTCCTGTAAAACATTAGATGACTACCTTCAGATGACAAGAGATGCCATGGATTGTGGTGTAGGCGGTGTTACAATGGGAAGATTTGTATGGGATTACAAAGATGTAACAGCTCTTGTAATTGCACTTCGCTATATTATTCATGAAGGATATAGTGTAAAAGAAGCAAAAGAGCTTCTGGCACAGTTAGAGAACGATAAAAATTACGAACAGTTTTAA
- a CDS encoding zinc-dependent dehydrogenase, with protein MKAVVLYSPNDFKTVEDYPKPTIGPNDMLLEMKRTAICGTDIRILEGKKTKSVRYGHVIGHEISGVICEVGENVQGYQVGDRVAVENVIPDGSCAMCVSGHDNICLNRKAIGYEFDGGFAEYVLLPQEAIEGGNVVKLSDDVSFGEGALIEPLSCCLRGQKNAGVKFNDVVVIIGAGPIGLMHIILAKAAGARKVIVSELNEFRREKAYECGADIVVNSAEEDLKQIVMNETDGIGADVVLIAIGIPQLVNSNLELVRKTGSVCLFAGFTKGVMAEIDPNLIHYGEINVCGSSAYKRQDYHEAAQMVMSGAVNLKPIITKVFKLEEFQEAYEAVKSGKELKVEIEP; from the coding sequence ATGAAAGCGGTAGTTTTATATTCACCAAATGATTTTAAAACGGTTGAGGATTATCCGAAACCAACAATAGGACCTAATGATATGTTGCTGGAAATGAAAAGAACGGCTATTTGCGGTACTGATATTAGAATTCTGGAAGGAAAGAAAACAAAATCTGTTCGCTATGGACATGTAATCGGACATGAAATCAGCGGTGTGATTTGTGAAGTAGGAGAGAATGTACAGGGATATCAAGTAGGAGACAGAGTTGCTGTGGAAAACGTAATACCGGACGGCTCCTGTGCAATGTGTGTAAGTGGACACGATAATATTTGCCTGAACAGAAAGGCAATTGGATATGAATTTGACGGCGGATTTGCAGAATATGTTCTGCTTCCTCAAGAAGCGATTGAAGGAGGAAATGTAGTAAAACTGTCAGATGATGTTTCTTTTGGAGAAGGTGCATTGATTGAACCATTATCATGCTGTCTGAGAGGACAGAAAAATGCAGGAGTAAAATTTAACGATGTTGTCGTTATTATCGGAGCAGGACCTATTGGTTTGATGCACATTATTTTGGCAAAAGCAGCAGGAGCTCGTAAAGTAATCGTTAGCGAATTAAATGAATTCAGACGTGAAAAAGCTTACGAGTGTGGTGCAGATATTGTTGTAAATTCTGCAGAAGAAGATTTGAAACAGATTGTTATGAATGAAACAGATGGAATTGGAGCAGATGTTGTTTTAATTGCTATTGGAATTCCACAGCTTGTTAATTCTAATTTAGAATTGGTAAGAAAGACAGGTTCTGTTTGTCTGTTTGCCGGATTTACAAAAGGTGTTATGGCAGAAATTGATCCAAACTTGATTCATTATGGAGAAATCAATGTATGCGGTTCCAGTGCATATAAACGTCAGGATTATCATGAGGCGGCGCAGATGGTTATGAGCGGAGCAGTAAATCTGAAACCGATTATTACAAAGGTATTTAAACTGGAAGAATTTCAGGAAGCATACGAGGCTGTAAAAAGCGGCAAGGAATTAAAAGTCGAAATTGAACCGTAA